The Terriglobales bacterium genome includes the window TCGGATGGCGGGGCGCGTCACGGGTACTATCTTCAAGAACAGAAGTCGGGCCTCCGGTACCGGCTTAACGCCGCGCCCGCACAACTGAAAGAGCATATCAACCACCTGGTCGAAATTGTCGGTAGGCCGGGAGACAGGGAAGGGACTTCCAAGTCCGTCGCCGGCGCGAACCAAGCTGTATTCGAGGTCACCGGCGTGCAGGATCTGGCGCCTACCTGTGGCGCGTCCGTCCGGCGCTAGGATAGAATGTTGACGTGGGGCTTAAGAAAGTATTCGACAAAGTTTTTCTCGTGGATCTCATTAAAGGGCTGAAGGTAACGTTTCGTTACCAGCACCCCAAAGAGGTCTATACCGAGCAATATCCGCTGCAGCGGCCGCAGGTCGCAGAGCGCTATCGTGGCGCGCCTCGGCTCAACGTCAATCCCGACACCGGCGAGACCCTGTGCATCGCCTGTGATCTGTGCGCGGTCGCTTGTCCCGAGCACCTGATCATTGTGTCCGCCGAACGCAACCCGAACACGCGCCGCAAGGAACTCACCACGTTTACCTACGACACCAGCCGCTGCATGTTCTGCGGCCTGTGCGAAGACGCATGCCCGACCGACTGCCTCGAGCTGACACAGGATTTCGAACTGGCCAGCTACACCCGCGAGGGCGCCATCTGGGACCGCCAAACCCTGGAACAGGGCCCGCAGCCGGTCAAGTACGAGAGGTAGTTCCCGGTTTCCAGCTTTAGACAAACGCTGCCATCGCGGCGTTTTTTATTGCTCTCTCAGAACCTTGAGACTGAGTGGCTGATGGACTGAAGGACCGGCGACAGTCTGCCAGTCGCCCAGTCAGTCGTTTGGCTGCACTAGAAACTCGAAACTGGAAACCAGAAACAGGCATTTACCCCGGCTGCTGTATGGTCATGCAATGGATGGCGCCGAGCCCCCAGATCAAATCGCCGCAGTAAATCGGAATGATTCCGCGGGCAGGGAACAGATCGGCCAGGATGTTCAATGCCAGCCGGTCGTTGCGATCGTTGAACACCGGCACGAGTACCAGTCGGTTAGCGATGTAGAAGTTGGCGTAGCTGGCGGGCAGCCGCCGCCGTCGGAAGATTACCGGCGCGGGCATCGGCAGCTCCACCACGTTGAGCCGCTGACCGCGCTGATCGGTGGCGCTGCGCAGGCGCTGAAGATTGGCCGCCAGCGGCTGATGATTGACGTCTTCGCGCTTGCCTTCGACCGCCATCACAACCGTGTCCGGCGAAACGAAACGCGCCAGGTCGTCGATGTGGCCGTGCGTGTCGTCGCCGGCGATGCCGCGCTCCAGCCAGATTACTTTCTCAATCCCGAGGTAATCGGCGAAGATGCGCTCCAGCTCTTCGCGCGCGAGCCCGGGATTGCGCTGCTGCGTTTCGCTGAGCAGGCACTCTTCCGTGGTGAGCAGCAGGCCCCGCCCGTTGACGTCAATCGATCCGCCCTCCAGAACGATCTGCTGAATTTCACCGGGCTTTGAGCGCGAACCCCGCCGTTGCCCCGCTCCCGGCGAGCGTGGCCGGGTTGTCGGCCTCCAGGCGGGGAGTTTCGCGAAGCGCAGAATCTCTTCCGACGCCAGTTGATCCAGCGGCCAATCCGGATACTTCGCCCACCCGTTGAAGCGGAAATTAATCGC containing:
- a CDS encoding NADH-quinone oxidoreductase subunit I, producing the protein MGLKKVFDKVFLVDLIKGLKVTFRYQHPKEVYTEQYPLQRPQVAERYRGAPRLNVNPDTGETLCIACDLCAVACPEHLIIVSAERNPNTRRKELTTFTYDTSRCMFCGLCEDACPTDCLELTQDFELASYTREGAIWDRQTLEQGPQPVKYER
- a CDS encoding agmatine deiminase family protein — translated: MKRESNATPASLGYRMPAEWEPHASTWLGWPHNRTDWPGKFPPIPWVYAEIVRHLAGVERVEVIAQDAAAEAKARDVLERSDAMRDTVRFHRWPTNRGWTRDFAPIFVKREHKRDPMAAINFRFNGWAKYPDWPLDQLASEEILRFAKLPAWRPTTRPRSPGAGQRRGSRSKPGEIQQIVLEGGSIDVNGRGLLLTTEECLLSETQQRNPGLAREELERIFADYLGIEKVIWLERGIAGDDTHGHIDDLARFVSPDTVVMAVEGKREDVNHQPLAANLQRLRSATDQRGQRLNVVELPMPAPVIFRRRRLPASYANFYIANRLVLVPVFNDRNDRLALNILADLFPARGIIPIYCGDLIWGLGAIHCMTIQQPG